Proteins encoded within one genomic window of Thermodesulfobacteriota bacterium:
- the rpmE gene encoding 50S ribosomal protein L31, with translation MKADIHPEYKDVTISCSCGAVYNTKSTRFEDFTVEVCSNCHTFYTGKERAAEAKGRVERFRKKYNKN, from the coding sequence ATGAAGGCGGATATACATCCGGAGTATAAAGATGTCACCATAAGCTGCTCTTGCGGAGCGGTATACAACACGAAATCGACGCGTTTTGAAGACTTCACGGTGGAAGTTTGCTCGAACTGTCACACGTTTTACACAGGCAAGGAAAGGGCTGCGGAAGCGAAGGGCAGGGTAGAAAGGTTCAGGAAGAAGTACAACAAGAACTAG